One genomic window of Borrelia hispanica CRI includes the following:
- a CDS encoding DUF3890 domain-containing protein: MSQHESQEETQELQNEIRQLYAEIIELLDTNEETVSFSTFMQYAKLVDMLLEVRGIDVEMLTASHIKLLMYYYTGCRLKKSGTIDDFSGNSQVVKKHKLNELEIEYEQVQSQSDGSESFGAGIKASEGFCSSFDSLLANLALVEESTTKKYCIGVAR; this comes from the coding sequence ATGTCACAGCATGAAAGTCAAGAAGAAACACAAGAACTTCAAAATGAAATACGCCAACTTTATGCAGAAATAATAGAATTATTAGACACTAATGAAGAGACTGTGAGTTTTTCTACTTTTATGCAATATGCAAAATTGGTCGATATGCTTCTTGAAGTTAGGGGTATTGACGTAGAGATGCTCACGGCTTCACATATCAAATTGTTGATGTATTACTATACTGGCTGCAGACTAAAGAAAAGCGGAACTATCGATGATTTTAGTGGCAATAGTCAAGTAGTAAAGAAGCATAAACTTAACGAACTTGAGATCGAATATGAACAGGTACAATCACAATCTGATGGTTCTGAATCTTTTGGTGCTGGGATCAAAGCTAGTGAAGGGTTCTGTTCGTCTTTTGATTCATTATTAGCTAATTTAGCACTTGTTGAAGAATCAACAAC